The genomic DNA TCCTTGAAGACGACCAGGTCGCCGCGCCGGATCGGGCGGCGGGGCAGAAGGAGGCGGTCGATCGGCGACGGGGCGTTCTCGTAGATCATCCGATTGACGAGGACGTAATCGCCGACCAGGAGGGTGGGCTCGAGGGAGCCGGACGTAATCCGAAAGGCTTGCACGACGAAGGTCGTGCCGAAGAAGACGTAGATCGCCAAGAGGATGATGGCGTTGAGCGCGCCCCGCAGCGTGATCGTGACCGGAGCGGAGAGCCGGGCGGCGATTTCTTTGATCGGAGGCAACGGGATGGTCAAGCCCAGAGTATAAACAAAGACGCGGCTTATTGACAGCCGGAACGGGCTGGGTTACGATCCGCGGACGGCGATCGGCGGACTTTGCGACCAACTCCCGGGCCCGGAACAGAGGCAGGTAAATGAAAAAAATATTGATCGGAAAAAGCGGCATCGCGGGCCTTCTGGCGGCGGCCGCCGTCATTCTGGCCGTTGTTCCGGCGTCGGGGCAGGAAATCGTCGAGAGCGAGAGGAAGGGCTTCGGATTCTTTATCGGCGTCCATATGACTCGCTTCTCCTTGAGCGGCGATTTCGACGGCATCACCCTCATCATCCCCGGCGAGACGGAAGCCTTCATCACTCCGTCCATGAAGTCGAAGAACGTCGTCGGCTTTTCTCTCGGCGTGGGCACCGGACGGGGCGGCCGCGACCGCTTCTTCGTCGAGCTGCGGCATTTTGAGACCACTCCCGAGGCCCTGTACCAGGGGGAGAAGGCCGACGTCAAATCCTCGGTCTGGAGCCTGGGCGTCCGGTACATGTACACCGAGTGGTTCATCCAGCCCTATATCCGGGCCGGGTTCAGCTACGGCCGGCTGCGGGTCGTCGAGGGGGCCATCAGCTCCGACGGCACGTTCGGCGACGCCGTCTTCACCGGCGGCGGACTGGCCGTCGGCCTGGGCGCCGCCATCTGGCTGCCTCCCTGCTTCTCGATCTTCGCCGAGGGCGGCTTCGACTCGATGGACTACCGCAACGTCAAGGGTCCCGCTGGCGACAATTGGAATCTGATGAGCATCTCGGGGACGGGCTTGGGCGGCGGCGGGCTGACCTTCGCCGTCGGCCTGCAATTGATGTACTGACCCTGCCCGATCCGGCCGGCCGATCTTCGCCTCCGGCGGCTGGCGCTTCCCGGCCCGTGTTGATAGAATGCCGGCGGATCGCGCGCCGTTCCGGAGGACCAACCGATGCGTCGAAAAGTTCCGTTCGTCTCCGCCCTCATCCTCCTCTGCCTGGCCCTCTCCGCGGCCGGCGCCGCCAAGATCCCGACGCCCGAGTCCGTCCTCGGCTTCAAGCCGGGGACCGACAATCGCTTGGCGACATATGACCAGGCGATCGCCTATCTCAAGGCTTTGGCCGCCGCCAGCCCCTCCTTGAAGCTGCTGGAAGCCGGGAAGACTACGCAAGGCCGGCCGATCCTGTTCGCCCTGATTTCGAGTCCGAGGAATCTCGCCGCCCTGGGTCGTCTTCGCGAGATCACCCTGCGCCTGGCCCACCCGGAGGGCTTGACGGACGATTCCGCCCGCCGCCTGGCCGGCGAGGGCAAAGCCTTCGTCCACATCGACGGCGGGTGCCACGCCACCGAAGTGGCGGGCCCCCAAATGATCCCGCAGCTGGCGTATGACCTTTTAGCCCGGCCGGACGATCCGAAGATCCGCCTGATCCTGGAGAACGACATCGTCATTCTCTTTCCCTCCATGAACCCAGACGGCCAGCAGATGGTGGGGGAGTGGCAGGCGAAAAACTTCGGAACTCCCTATGAACAATCAGGCCTGCCGCGTCTCTACCAAGAGTATGTCGGCCATGACAACAACCGCGACGGCTACATGCTGAATATGATCGAATCGCGGGTGATGGAGCATTTCTGGCGGCAATGGGAGCCGCAGATCATCTATGTCCACCACCAGACCGCGCCTTTCCCCGCCCGCATCTGGCTGCCGCCGTTCTCCGAGCCCGTCGGCCTCGAAGCGCCGCCCTTGACCTCGCGCGAGGTCAATCTGCTCGGCATGGCCATCGCCAAGGGCTTGGAGGAAAACGGCCGGGCAGGGGCCATCCACATGGGGACGGCGTTTGACGCCTGGTATCCAGGCTACGTCGACTATGCCCCGATCTTCAAGAACATCGCAGCCTTCTGGACGGAGACGGCCGGCAACATGGCGGCGCCGCGCGAATACAAGCCGGAAGACCTGCCGCCGGCCTATCGCGACTTGCGCCCGCAAAGCCTTTACAGCGGCCCCTGGAGTCCCGGCTGGTGGCGGCTGGGCGACGCCGTGGCCTATAACGAGACGGCCTCCCTGGCGGTTCTGGAATACGCGGCCCGCTACAAGAACGCCCTTCTCTTCAATCGGTACCAGGCCGGTCGCGACCAGATCGCCCGCGGTTGCAAGGCCGCGCCCTACGCTTACATCATCCCCCAAAGCCAGCGCGATCCGGTCGCCGCCGTTGAGCTTCTCCGCCGGCTGGCCTTCGCCGGCGTGCGAGTCTGGCGGCTCACGGCGCCGGCCGAGGTCGAGGGGATGACTCATCCCGCCGGCACCTGGATCGTTCCGACGGACCAGGAATTCGGGGCTCTGGCCCGCGAGCTTCTCGACGTCCAGAAATATCCCGATCTCCGTCAGTTTCCGGGCGGGCCGCCGTCCCGTCCTTACGACGCCGCGGGCTGGACGCTCCCGCTCCAGATGGGAGTTGTGTGCGTCGCCGCGTCCAAGCCGATAAGCGGCGAGATGAGAGCGCGGATGATGCTGTTGGGCTCGGCGGCAAATCCCAAGGCCGCTGCCTCCTCCTACAACGGGACTGAAGCCGTCGATCCCGCCCCTTTCGACAGCGTCCCGGGCATCGGCTTCGACGCCGACCCGGGCGCGGCCGCGATCGTCCCGCCCGCGGGGGCGGTTTCCGGGCAAGGGCCCGTCCTAGCGGTCGACCCGGGTCAGAACAATGCTTTCCGGGCCGTCAACAAGACTTGGCAGATGGGCGGCACGGTCTCGTTTGCCCCCGCTTCGGTGGACAAAGGCGCCCGTTACCTCCTTTCCGGATTATCGCCGGCGGCGCAGGAGGAGATGGTCGCTGATTGGGCGCTGACGGCGGAGCGCACGGCGACCGGCGGCGAGCCGATCGGGAAACCCCGAATCGGCTTGTATCAGCCCTGGAGCGGCAGCATGGACGAGGGTTGGACGCGATGGATCCTTGAGCGATATGGATTCGATCTCGTGATCGTCCATCCGGAGGATTTCCACGCCCCGCTCCGCGACAAAGTCGACGTCCTGATCCTGACCGACGACGCGCGGATTCCCATCGAAGGTACGGCCGGAGGGCAGGGGGCAAGGGGCGGCACTGCGTCCGCCCGGGCCGTCCGGCCGGAATATGCCTACGCCCTGACCCCCGACGACCTGAAAGGGTTCGAGGCCTTCGTCCGCGGCGGCGGAACCGTCGTCTGCTTCAACGGGGCCTGCCGCTTCGCCATCCAACAGCTCAAGCTGCCGGTGAAGAACGCCGTCGAAGGGCTGAAGTCGGAAGAGTTTTTCCTGCGCGGCTCGATCGTCGAGATCGAGATGGACGCGACCCACCCGGTCATGGCGGGCATGCCGGCCCGAGCGGCCGTGTTCGTCGACGGCAGCCCCGTCTTCGATCTTCTGGAGGGCTTTCAGGGAACGGTGCCGGCAAAATATGCCGCCGCGGGTTCGCCGCTTCGCTCCGGCTACCTGATCGGCGAAAAATATTTACAGGGAAAAGCTGCCGCTGTGGACGTGAATCTGGACCGGGGGCACGTCGTCCTGATCGGCTTCCGGCCGCAATGGCGGGCCCAGTCGTTCGGCGCCTTCCGGGTGGTGTTCAATGCCGCCCTTTACGGGCGAGCCGAATAGAGAGGCCGCTTGTGGACCCGAGCGCGGGTCCCCCATCTACTTGCTTCTGCCCCAGCCGCTGGAGCCGGCGGCCGCATAGCCCACTCGGGTGATCCGCGACGGGGGGACATCCAGGCCTTTGAGCAGATCGGCCAGCTTCTTGGTGATGGCGGATTTCATGGCGTCAATGTCCGCCTCGGTGACGTCCACGGCGTAGGTTCGCGAGCCTTCGGGGCGGATCCAGTACTCGGGATGGGGATGGATCTCCCGGATCGTGAACATGCCGACGACTTCGCCGGAGGCCACCAGGATGATCCGGCCTTCCAGAACGGCGCCGAAGACATCAACCGGCGTGGGAGGCACGGCGGAGCCTTCCGTGAAGGTCGTCCCGGTCAGCGTGCCTTTCTGGAAGGAAACGATCTCCAGGATGATGTCCGTATCGACTTTTTTCCCGATTTCGGAATAGCTCAGCTCGCCGCCGGCCCGGGTCAGGACTTCCCGCAACAGGGACCGGTCGCGGACCGTGAATTGGGCCTGCAGCAGCTTTCTCTCGATGTCGTTGTACAGGGATTCGTAAGTGGTCATCTCGGCCTGGGTGATCTCCTTGGAGTACCCGGGAACGCGAAGGACGATCTTGGCCGTCGGATTCTGGCTGAT from Candidatus Aminicenantes bacterium includes the following:
- a CDS encoding M14 family metallopeptidase, producing the protein MRRKVPFVSALILLCLALSAAGAAKIPTPESVLGFKPGTDNRLATYDQAIAYLKALAAASPSLKLLEAGKTTQGRPILFALISSPRNLAALGRLREITLRLAHPEGLTDDSARRLAGEGKAFVHIDGGCHATEVAGPQMIPQLAYDLLARPDDPKIRLILENDIVILFPSMNPDGQQMVGEWQAKNFGTPYEQSGLPRLYQEYVGHDNNRDGYMLNMIESRVMEHFWRQWEPQIIYVHHQTAPFPARIWLPPFSEPVGLEAPPLTSREVNLLGMAIAKGLEENGRAGAIHMGTAFDAWYPGYVDYAPIFKNIAAFWTETAGNMAAPREYKPEDLPPAYRDLRPQSLYSGPWSPGWWRLGDAVAYNETASLAVLEYAARYKNALLFNRYQAGRDQIARGCKAAPYAYIIPQSQRDPVAAVELLRRLAFAGVRVWRLTAPAEVEGMTHPAGTWIVPTDQEFGALARELLDVQKYPDLRQFPGGPPSRPYDAAGWTLPLQMGVVCVAASKPISGEMRARMMLLGSAANPKAAASSYNGTEAVDPAPFDSVPGIGFDADPGAAAIVPPAGAVSGQGPVLAVDPGQNNAFRAVNKTWQMGGTVSFAPASVDKGARYLLSGLSPAAQEEMVADWALTAERTATGGEPIGKPRIGLYQPWSGSMDEGWTRWILERYGFDLVIVHPEDFHAPLRDKVDVLILTDDARIPIEGTAGGQGARGGTASARAVRPEYAYALTPDDLKGFEAFVRGGGTVVCFNGACRFAIQQLKLPVKNAVEGLKSEEFFLRGSIVEIEMDATHPVMAGMPARAAVFVDGSPVFDLLEGFQGTVPAKYAAAGSPLRSGYLIGEKYLQGKAAAVDVNLDRGHVVLIGFRPQWRAQSFGAFRVVFNAALYGRAE